The sequence TGTGCAACCTATATCTCCCCGTCCGTTTTTGCAATCACCGGATATTCGAAGCAGGAACTTGTTGGAAAATCAACTGAAGATGCTGCTTCACTCCTCTTTCCGATGGATATCGAGGAGTTTAAACACATCATTCGAACATTGCAGGAAAAAGAATCAGTCGAGGATGTGAACATCCGCATTCTGACAAAAGATGGAAGATCAGTCTTTGTGAACCTGTATGCGACCCCGATTGTAAACAACAATCTCCTGACCGGTGCCCAGGTTTCGATGCGGGTCATTACCTCGGTGAAAGAGATAAAGGCTGCTCTGTATAAGAGTGAAGAAAAATACCGGGTGCTTGCAGAAAATGTTCATGACGTTATCTGGACATGCGATGAAACGATGCACCTGACCTATATCTCCCCGTCCGTCACCCGGGCTCTCGGTTTTTCACAGGAACAGGCACTAAAGATGAAACTGGAAGATTTCTTGGCGCCTGAATCAATGCAGGTATTTCAGACGTTTCTGGAGCAGGGACAGGATCTTTTGAAAAACGGAATTCCGGTTCCCCATAAAATGGTTCTGGAACTGGAGTTTAAAACCAAAAATAAACCCTCAACCTGGGCGGAGATGATGATCTCAACTGCGTTTGATGCAAATAAAAAATTTACCGGTTTTGTCGGGGTTACGAGGGATATCACCAAAAGGAAAGAGGCAGAAGAGCTCCTTCGGAAGAGTGAGGAAAAATTTCGGTCTTTTGTGGAGAATGCCAATGATATCGTCTTTTCTCTGACACCGGATGGCATCATCACCTATATACCGGATAAATGGACGACCATATTTGGATACGAGAATAATGAGGTAATCGGATGTGACGCATCGCGTTTTATCCATCCTGATGATTATCCCCGGATTTTTGCCAGTATTACCCAAAAAATTATTGAGGGAAAGGAGAAAGCTGTTGTTGAATGCAGGTTACTGTATAAAGACGGGTCATGGAAGTGGCATTCGCTGAATATCTCACCAGTTCTGGACGAAGAAGGAAATGTTATTCTTCTCCAGGGAATATCCCATGACATTAACGAGCGGAAACGGAATGAAGACGCCATAAAGAAAGCAAACCGGCAGCTGAGTCTTCTGACAGGAATAACACGGCATGATATCCTCAATAAAGTATCAGTTATTTACGGATTTTTAGAGCTGATGGAGAAGGGACTTCTGAACCCATCCACTACAGAGTATTTCTCAATCATATGTAACGCCACCCGTGATATCCAGACCCAGATTGAATTTACCCGTATCTATGAGGAACTCGGTTCTCATGAACCTCAATGGATACTTCTTGATCTGGTCATCCCCCGTTCTCAGGTTCCCTCTTCCGTCACCCTGAATACAGATATTCAGGGAATTATAATCTTTGCCGACCCCATGCTTGAAAAAGTCTTTTTTAATCTGCTCGATAACTCTCTTCGTCATGGGGAAACGGTCTCTGAGATACGTGTCTCTGCCCGAAAGGAAGGAGATTTCCTTATCGTGGTATGGGAAGACAATGGGGTTGGTATTGCAGATAATGAGAAAGAGAAGATCTTTGAACGGGGATTTGGAAAGAATACCAGTCTTGGCATGTTCCTTGTCAGGGAGATTTTGTCCCTGACCGATATCAGGATCACAGAAAACGGAAAACCGGGAACCGGAGCACGGTTTGAGATGAAAATCCCCCGGGAGTCATACCGGGTTATCCTGAATAACGTAACTTAGTCCTTTTGAAATCTGAATAATCCATGCGGGACCACAATTTCAAAACGTGCCCCTTTTCCTGATTCTCCTGTTTCACAAATGGTAAGCCCGGTGATTGAAAGAAATTCTCTAACCAGATACAGACCTATTCCGGTATTCTTTCCATACCCGTGCTGAAAGATTCTCTCCTTATCTTCTTCTGGAATACCTATCCCGTCATCGGCATAGACAATAATTATCTTTTTACCCCTTTTTTCTGTGGTAATCCAGATGGCAGAGATAGTGGTCCCATGCCTGACAGAATTTTCAAATAAGGTTGAAAAGACTTTCTGAATAATGGGATCTGCAAAAATTTCAATATCCGGAGAGATTAAAATGTCTGCTGTGATATCCCCTAATGAAACATCAGATCTCGCTGCATTTACGATAGAGATCAGGTCCATCCACCGGCTGGAGAGAGATCCGAAATCTTCACATTCCCTCGTAAATTCGATGGTATTTTTCAATGTCTGCCCTGCAGTAAGGGCATTGGTGATGTACTCCTGTTGATCTCGTCTCAAATCCGAATCAAGTACCAAATCCAGCGATACGGTGATGATATTTAAATCGTTGATAATATCATGCCGTGTTATCCCGGTCAGGATTTTGAGTTTTTGTAATGCTTCTAGGAGAGAGAATTCAAGTCTCTTTCTCTCACTAATGTCCCGCACGATGATGAGATCTGCCGGAGCACCCTGATATGATATCAACGCCCCAATCGCTTCTACCTGAATTTCGGAATTATCGCATCGGAGCAGATTGGTTTCATGGATCTTGGGCAATGGTTCTCCCGCAAGTCTTT comes from Methanospirillum hungatei and encodes:
- a CDS encoding response regulator, coding for MPQTNFLGNETDLDKHPDSSVSVLYVDDEESLQKLGKKYLESSGPITVDTLTSAEEALALPHLHTYDAIVSDYLMPDMDGLVLLQEIRERFDTMPFILVSEKGREEVIIRAIEYGVDFYIQKGEDSRALFEEISDKLMKAVQRRRVFSDQIPAVEKEIRGQYAELKTLKNSLEESEKKFRNIVETSPDVIWDTDLDGFVTYVSPQCRSISGYTPEELVGRNLLSILTPEGMEMMREVLKEGKTRKPGLFSFDVPVLHKDGSQRILNIRSFPLEDKSGNRVGFRGVSSDVTELFGMMKELRASEERFRLMAERSSDLIVILDDRLCATYISPSVFAITGYSKQELVGKSTEDAASLLFPMDIEEFKHIIRTLQEKESVEDVNIRILTKDGRSVFVNLYATPIVNNNLLTGAQVSMRVITSVKEIKAALYKSEEKYRVLAENVHDVIWTCDETMHLTYISPSVTRALGFSQEQALKMKLEDFLAPESMQVFQTFLEQGQDLLKNGIPVPHKMVLELEFKTKNKPSTWAEMMISTAFDANKKFTGFVGVTRDITKRKEAEELLRKSEEKFRSFVENANDIVFSLTPDGIITYIPDKWTTIFGYENNEVIGCDASRFIHPDDYPRIFASITQKIIEGKEKAVVECRLLYKDGSWKWHSLNISPVLDEEGNVILLQGISHDINERKRNEDAIKKANRQLSLLTGITRHDILNKVSVIYGFLELMEKGLLNPSTTEYFSIICNATRDIQTQIEFTRIYEELGSHEPQWILLDLVIPRSQVPSSVTLNTDIQGIIIFADPMLEKVFFNLLDNSLRHGETVSEIRVSARKEGDFLIVVWEDNGVGIADNEKEKIFERGFGKNTSLGMFLVREILSLTDIRITENGKPGTGARFEMKIPRESYRVILNNVT
- a CDS encoding PAS domain-containing sensor histidine kinase; translation: MRKSFWVSISADIIALEGQTFLISTIRDISGQKQNEIALKESEEKYRNVVEQAQDGIVIVQGFYMVFLNDAFARITGYTVDDLTGRDFRTLFPPDKQEKFAEFIRKRLAGEPLPKIHETNLLRCDNSEIQVEAIGALISYQGAPADLIIVRDISERKRLEFSLLEALQKLKILTGITRHDIINDLNIITVSLDLVLDSDLRRDQQEYITNALTAGQTLKNTIEFTRECEDFGSLSSRWMDLISIVNAARSDVSLGDITADILISPDIEIFADPIIQKVFSTLFENSVRHGTTISAIWITTEKRGKKIIIVYADDGIGIPEEDKERIFQHGYGKNTGIGLYLVREFLSITGLTICETGESGKGARFEIVVPHGLFRFQKD